Within the Desulfitibacter alkalitolerans DSM 16504 genome, the region GCATTGGGGGAAGCTCAATTATCTCTGATACATTACCAGTAGATACTATTGCATCTGCTTTTTCATCTAGAGCTACCAGGGGCTGTGATCTTCCGTCTCTACCAGTACACTCATTAGTTATGCCAACTGTCTTTACTCCACCATTTTCAAGTTCCACGATGCACTGAATAAAATCAGCATCAGGGTTTCCATAGCCTTCTTCAGCTACTATTGCCCCATCGGCACCTAGTGTTGTAGCAAGTTGTCTTACAAAAAGAGCTGACCTTGTTTTTTCCTCAAGGTTAACATTCAGGTTTGACATTATAACTCCAAGGAAATTGAGTGTTTTTCCGTGTTCTTTATAGAGTCGTTTTATAGTTTCATTGTTGACATGTTCATATGTGGACATTTTAGAGGAGCATGGCATAAAGCTTCCAGATATAATTGCCCCGTCAAGTATTTCATTAGGATGCATGAATGTAGGCAGCATATGGTTAGAATCCCAACCGTATACAAGGGCATTATAGCCATTCTCTTCCATCTGGGATTGGAGTTGAAGCACATATACTACTGAGGGAAGCTTTTGAACTTCTGCTGACCTTTTAGTTACTGGCTCAAGTTCATACGTTATTATCTCTTCAGGCTCTTGATCAGCAACACATTTGCCTATATATTCTGCCAGCCTCATACCTGCCCATCTCAGGGCATGGTTCTTTTTTTGCTGTTCACGCTTCTCAAATTCTTCATCAGTATCTGCCACCAAACAGATATTATTGAGCTGGGAATATATAGTGTGCTTTGCCCCAGGACCGCTCATATCAATTAGCCCATCCTGGAAGCCTCCCCAGTGCTTTCCTACTACAAGGACGCAGCTTCCCTTTAAAACATGGGTCCTACCGCTGCCAGCCATTACAAGCTCATGGGTTACTCCTGGAAACATTACTCCCCCTGAGACCTTGCAGCGAGGTTCTATGGCCTCCTTAACTGGAACAATTCTTACTTGATCTCCAGGCCTTGCCAATACCAGATCAGCTTCAGTAATGTGTTCATCTTCCCTGACAACCTGTAGGGCTTCTTCTTTGTTGATGGTTAAAACCCCATTAGCATAAGATGTTTTCGGCCCGAAAACAATTTCCTTTACAAAAAAGTTTCCGTGTTCAAGTTTCATTTATTTAACAGCTCCTTTCATGTTGTTCCATTCTTACTTTTTTTGTTCAGCAGCATAAAAAAATTAAAGCATTGTCTGAATTGTTTGTTTAAAAGTTTATCATAGTTTTCTAAACATGTATATATTTTAAACATGTTTATATTGCCTTTAAGTCTATGTATTTAAACTTTAAATATATATAAGAAGAATCTATTTAATCTGTCCATAGCTTAATATTTAGTTTGAGCATTACTTATATGACTTATAAAAAATATTATTTATTATTATTGGTAACATATGGGATTTAATCAGCAGTTAAAACACACTTTCTCCTTGTGGGCTAAAATGGAAAACCTAATAAAAAAAACCGCACAATGAATGCACGGTTCCTTTTCCAAGACAATTTAAATTATTTATGTTCCATGTAGCTTCTTATTGCTCTTTCCACATCTTTGTCCAGGAAATTAACTTCTTCAGATAATCTCTCTTTCATCTTGATCCTTGCCCTTGCTGCTGTATCATGTCTTTCTATTCCCCATACATCATAGGCAGACCTATCTGATAGGCTGGCAGGGAAAAACTCACTTCTATGATGCTCAAAGGTATGCATGGATGTTAAAAACTCGCCTCCTGGACCAACTTGCTTTATCAAGTCAGCAGCCAGGGTGTCTTCATTTACAACAATTCCTTTTTTAATTCTTTTAACCATTCCACAAACCTCTTCATCTATCATAAACTTTTCATAACTCATTGCGTTGTAATATTGTAAAATACCTGCCGCGTGTAATACAAAGTTTATACCTGACAAGGCTGTACCGAGCATAACTGCTGCTGCTTCATAGCTGGCCTGATTGTCAGGAATTTTGGAATCAGTGAGAGAGCCCCCGCCTCTAACTGGTACCCCATAGTATTTTGCCAGCTGGGCACTTGCACTGATAATCATCATTGACTCAGGAGCACCTATGGACAGACTTCCATATCTCATTGCTGTAATTGATGATGCAGCTCCATAGACAACTGGGGTTCCAGGATTAATTACCTGGGTCAAGACCATGCCCGCAAGGACTTCAGCATTTTGTACAGCTATTGTGCCTGCAAGGGTAACAGGGCTTGTAGAACCTGCCATTGCCAAAGAAGCTGTTATAACCGGCTGCCCGGCTTC harbors:
- a CDS encoding trimethylamine methyltransferase family protein, whose amino-acid sequence is MQKMLSEVQLEQIHKSSVDILTNTGIDFLYVPALDYFQKAGFKVQGTRVFFTEEQIMRHLAAVPREFTIYGRQGKDVIIGGDNICLAPGYGAPFVMDDGKNRKALLEDYKKFAQLAGSSPYLDVTGGVLVEPNDIPVNIRHMEMTYNLLKCSPKPFMGSASGKEEAKDTIEIAKMVFGGEFVAQRPVMISLINSLTPLKYDERMLAALVEYAEAGQPVITASLAMAGSTSPVTLAGTIAVQNAEVLAGMVLTQVINPGTPVVYGAASSITAMRYGSLSIGAPESMMIISASAQLAKYYGVPVRGGGSLTDSKIPDNQASYEAAAVMLGTALSGINFVLHAAGILQYYNAMSYEKFMIDEEVCGMVKRIKKGIVVNEDTLAADLIKQVGPGGEFLTSMHTFEHHRSEFFPASLSDRSAYDVWGIERHDTAARARIKMKERLSEEVNFLDKDVERAIRSYMEHK
- a CDS encoding glycine/sarcosine/betaine reductase component B subunit, with protein sequence MKLEHGNFFVKEIVFGPKTSYANGVLTINKEEALQVVREDEHITEADLVLARPGDQVRIVPVKEAIEPRCKVSGGVMFPGVTHELVMAGSGRTHVLKGSCVLVVGKHWGGFQDGLIDMSGPGAKHTIYSQLNNICLVADTDEEFEKREQQKKNHALRWAGMRLAEYIGKCVADQEPEEIITYELEPVTKRSAEVQKLPSVVYVLQLQSQMEENGYNALVYGWDSNHMLPTFMHPNEILDGAIISGSFMPCSSKMSTYEHVNNETIKRLYKEHGKTLNFLGVIMSNLNVNLEEKTRSALFVRQLATTLGADGAIVAEEGYGNPDADFIQCIVELENGGVKTVGITNECTGRDGRSQPLVALDEKADAIVSTGNVSEIIELPPMPTVIGELEALARDGLAGGWEGCVKEDGSVIMENNAMFCSDGNTGLYYKICVEY